In Pedobacter heparinus DSM 2366, the following are encoded in one genomic region:
- a CDS encoding cytochrome c maturation protein CcmE, with protein sequence MKKSAIIGLITIALCVGFLVSLSADTNTYSTFTEASKDPREFHVMGYWEKEKGMHYDALKDANRFEFFMKDQNGKVNKVVYAGTKPQDFERSEKLVLIGKMDQDTFYASKILMKCPSKYNNDLVEVNKDGKVEKYN encoded by the coding sequence ATGAAAAAAAGTGCAATTATTGGTTTAATTACTATTGCGTTATGTGTAGGTTTCTTAGTGAGTCTCAGCGCAGATACCAATACCTATTCTACCTTTACAGAAGCTTCTAAAGATCCGAGAGAATTCCATGTAATGGGATACTGGGAAAAAGAAAAAGGAATGCATTATGATGCGCTTAAGGATGCCAACCGTTTTGAATTTTTCATGAAAGACCAGAATGGCAAGGTAAATAAAGTGGTATATGCCGGAACCAAACCACAGGATTTTGAACGTTCAGAAAAATTGGTATTGATTGGTAAAATGGACCAGGATACTTTTTACGCCTCCAAGATATTGATGAAGTGCCCCTCTAAGTATAACAATGACCTGGTAGAGGTCAATAAGGATGGTAAAGTAGAAAAATACAATTAA
- a CDS encoding 2Fe-2S iron-sulfur cluster-binding protein produces the protein MSIFKLKINFEEQGKETIELPIAGGESVLDVCLDHGIELQHNCGGVCGCSTCHVYVTRGMDDIQEISDKEEDFIDRAVRPKISSRLGCQCVVISGDIEVTIPDQSEFLGH, from the coding sequence ATGAGTATTTTTAAATTAAAGATAAATTTTGAAGAACAGGGAAAAGAAACAATTGAACTACCGATTGCCGGAGGGGAATCGGTTTTAGATGTTTGCCTTGACCATGGCATAGAGCTGCAGCACAATTGTGGCGGTGTATGCGGTTGCAGTACCTGCCATGTATATGTAACCAGGGGTATGGACGATATACAGGAGATCTCTGATAAAGAAGAGGACTTTATTGACAGGGCAGTACGCCCGAAGATCAGCTCGCGTTTAGGCTGCCAGTGTGTGGTGATCAGTGGAGACATTGAAGTGACCATTCCTGACCAGTCTGAATTCCTAGGCCATTAA
- the iscX gene encoding Fe-S cluster assembly protein IscX: MQDKFALPIYWNDHEDIAQELYEKFGDDFNEAKIYRIRFTELLDWVLSLPNFKGTREESNEGHLEQIQSAWVYEWRDNQK, translated from the coding sequence ATGCAAGACAAGTTTGCCCTGCCAATTTACTGGAACGACCATGAGGATATTGCTCAGGAACTTTATGAAAAATTTGGTGATGATTTTAACGAAGCCAAAATATACCGCATCAGGTTTACCGAATTGTTAGACTGGGTATTGTCGCTACCTAACTTTAAAGGTACGCGTGAAGAAAGTAATGAAGGACACCTGGAGCAGATCCAGTCGGCCTGGGTTTACGAATGGAGAGACAACCAGAAGTAG
- a CDS encoding heme exporter protein CcmB, which produces MNLLSQVKHLIKKELLLEWRSKYALNGVLLYVVSTVFVCFLSFVSIDSKLTWNALFWIIMLFASINAVSKSFLQESRGRQLYIYTIASPIALIISKTVYNVLLMSVLTLIALGFYILVFNYTPEDPGLYILATLLGSLSFSTIFTMISAIASKAGNGGMLMAILSFPVIIPVLIVLVRLTKNAIDGLDRSVSWDEVGILLLINALVTAVSLLLFPYLWRD; this is translated from the coding sequence ATGAATTTACTAAGCCAGGTAAAACATTTGATAAAAAAAGAACTGCTGCTGGAATGGCGTTCCAAATATGCATTAAACGGGGTATTGTTATATGTCGTATCTACGGTGTTTGTTTGTTTTCTTTCTTTTGTAAGCATTGACAGCAAGCTTACCTGGAATGCACTGTTCTGGATCATTATGCTTTTTGCCTCTATAAATGCGGTTTCAAAAAGCTTTTTGCAGGAAAGCCGGGGCAGACAGCTATACATTTATACCATTGCAAGCCCGATTGCACTGATCATTTCCAAAACGGTATACAATGTTTTGCTGATGTCGGTGCTGACTTTAATTGCGCTTGGATTTTATATTTTGGTATTCAATTATACACCGGAGGATCCGGGACTGTATATTCTTGCTACGCTGCTGGGCAGTTTAAGTTTCTCTACTATATTTACCATGATATCTGCAATTGCATCTAAAGCCGGAAACGGTGGGATGCTGATGGCAATTCTTAGTTTTCCTGTCATCATTCCGGTATTAATCGTGTTGGTCAGGCTCACAAAGAATGCAATTGATGGGCTGGACAGGAGTGTAAGCTGGGACGAAGTTGGAATATTGCTGCTGATCAATGCATTGGTTACTGCAGTGAGCCTGTTGCTTTTCCCTTACCTGTGGCGCGATTAA
- a CDS encoding Maf family nucleotide pyrophosphatase, whose protein sequence is MYQQKHPLILASKSPRRQDLMNAMNLNFKVMLKDVDESYPDGLSPAEIAVYIAEKKAAAFEADSVDSIVVTADTIVALQHEILGKPEDEGHAAEMLTKLSGTVHQVYTGVSLSYAGKTQSFYDKTDVFFNVLNSAQIRYYIEHYHPLDKAGAYGIQDWIGLIAVEKLVGSYTNVMGLPTEKLYKALAGF, encoded by the coding sequence ATGTATCAGCAAAAACACCCACTTATCCTCGCTTCAAAATCGCCGCGCAGACAGGACTTAATGAACGCCATGAACCTTAATTTTAAGGTGATGTTAAAGGATGTTGATGAAAGTTATCCTGATGGTCTTTCACCTGCAGAAATTGCCGTTTATATTGCTGAAAAGAAAGCTGCTGCATTTGAAGCCGATAGTGTAGATAGTATTGTGGTTACAGCAGATACGATAGTGGCGCTACAGCATGAAATACTGGGTAAGCCTGAGGATGAAGGGCATGCAGCAGAGATGCTGACGAAACTTTCAGGGACGGTTCACCAGGTATATACAGGCGTAAGTTTAAGCTATGCAGGCAAAACCCAATCTTTTTACGATAAAACAGATGTTTTCTTTAACGTACTCAACTCGGCGCAGATCAGGTATTATATAGAACATTATCATCCTTTAGACAAAGCCGGGGCTTATGGGATACAGGACTGGATCGGCCTGATTGCTGTAGAAAAACTGGTGGGGTCTTATACCAATGTAATGGGGTTGCCTACAGAAAAACTGTATAAGGCCTTAGCTGGTTTCTGA
- a CDS encoding heme lyase CcmF/NrfE family subunit, with translation MDIQFIGENLLPGKIGQFFIVLAFAASLLSAMSYFFAARNKEIGDQSWTRIGRISFLLNWVSIIGIGATLFYLILNHYNEYYYVYSHSSKELPVYYIVSAFWEGQEGSFWLWAFWQSLLGTILIWKAKSWENGVMTVVAFSQVFLTSMLLGVEILGERIGSSPFILLRDALNLKEMAPIFADPENYKNYLKFITDGRGLNPLLQNYWMVIHPPTLFLGFASMVVPFAYAVTGLWEKRYKEWVKPAMPWALFAVMILGTGIIMGSFWAYEALNFGGFWAWDPVENASIIPWLTLIAGVHVMIAFKNTGHAFFTAIVLIFISFVLVLYASFLTRSGVLGETSVHSFTDLGMFWHLILYNVVFLGIPVVLLVLRWKELPITNKDEETYSREFWMFIGALVITVACIQVIFSTSVPVFNQAFGTKFAPPIDAIKYYNQWQAPFAILVTIISGFSQFLKYKRTDTRKFYSSLIASVVFAIVITAAFVYITNVYQNLMYILLTFSCIFAVLSNARILGQAFGGKRKLAGAAVAHIGFALLLLGALVAAATNKPISLNAANFIPVKDFEKVEKPGENIVLYKNEPKKMGRYTVTYTSDTTIAPNTFYKLNFKVIDEKTGKIKEDFELNPHVQVNEKMGLIASPDTKHYLTFDIYTHITSAPDKKESHEDHEGHREEENYKAPRIVNVATGDTLHTSSGIITVGALNNQPKAKSLVLTPGDLAVGLPLEVNLNGKIYKTEPIFLIKGNNTFDFARNIDDLGLRLRFTKVLPEQKKVELQVYEKPQQAKDWVVFKSIEFPYINLYWVGTIVMVIGFLISIFRRQKEVGAV, from the coding sequence ATGGATATACAATTTATTGGAGAGAACCTCCTTCCCGGTAAGATCGGCCAGTTTTTTATTGTTCTGGCATTTGCCGCTTCTTTGCTCTCAGCTATGTCGTATTTCTTTGCAGCACGGAATAAAGAGATCGGTGATCAATCCTGGACTCGGATAGGTCGTATATCCTTCTTACTCAACTGGGTTAGTATCATTGGTATTGGTGCAACACTTTTTTATCTCATTCTAAATCACTACAACGAGTACTATTACGTTTATTCGCATTCGTCGAAAGAACTTCCTGTATATTATATTGTATCAGCCTTTTGGGAAGGGCAGGAGGGCAGTTTCTGGCTTTGGGCATTCTGGCAATCGTTGCTGGGAACCATCCTGATCTGGAAAGCAAAATCGTGGGAGAATGGGGTAATGACGGTAGTCGCATTTTCGCAGGTATTTTTAACCTCTATGCTACTTGGTGTCGAGATACTTGGTGAACGCATTGGTAGTTCTCCTTTTATCCTGCTCAGAGATGCATTGAATTTAAAGGAAATGGCACCGATTTTTGCTGATCCTGAAAATTATAAAAACTACCTTAAGTTTATTACAGATGGCAGGGGGCTGAACCCACTGTTGCAAAATTACTGGATGGTGATCCATCCGCCAACCCTGTTTCTGGGCTTTGCCAGCATGGTTGTCCCATTTGCCTACGCTGTTACCGGATTATGGGAAAAAAGGTATAAAGAATGGGTAAAACCCGCAATGCCATGGGCACTTTTTGCGGTCATGATATTGGGAACAGGGATTATTATGGGTTCTTTCTGGGCTTATGAAGCCCTGAATTTTGGTGGTTTCTGGGCCTGGGACCCGGTAGAGAATGCGTCTATCATTCCATGGCTAACCCTGATTGCCGGGGTGCACGTGATGATTGCCTTTAAAAATACCGGTCATGCCTTTTTTACGGCTATTGTACTCATCTTTATCAGCTTTGTACTGGTACTATACGCCTCTTTCCTAACGCGTAGTGGTGTGCTGGGCGAGACTTCTGTACACTCATTTACCGATCTGGGCATGTTCTGGCACCTGATTTTATACAATGTAGTATTTCTGGGCATTCCGGTAGTATTGCTGGTGCTGCGCTGGAAAGAACTGCCCATTACCAATAAAGATGAAGAAACTTATTCAAGAGAATTCTGGATGTTTATTGGTGCACTGGTGATTACTGTAGCCTGTATACAGGTAATCTTCTCTACTTCAGTACCGGTATTTAACCAGGCTTTTGGAACTAAATTTGCGCCGCCAATAGATGCCATAAAATATTATAACCAATGGCAGGCCCCATTTGCTATCCTGGTTACCATTATATCGGGCTTTTCACAGTTTCTGAAATATAAAAGAACGGATACCCGTAAATTTTACAGCAGCTTAATTGCCTCAGTTGTATTTGCTATTGTAATTACTGCCGCTTTCGTTTACATCACCAATGTGTATCAGAACCTGATGTATATCCTGCTCACCTTTAGTTGTATATTTGCTGTTTTATCGAATGCCAGGATATTGGGACAGGCATTTGGTGGAAAGCGTAAGCTGGCAGGGGCTGCGGTAGCACACATCGGTTTTGCTTTATTGCTGCTGGGCGCACTGGTTGCCGCGGCAACCAACAAGCCGATATCACTGAATGCCGCGAACTTTATACCCGTTAAGGATTTTGAGAAGGTAGAGAAACCGGGTGAAAATATTGTGCTTTATAAAAATGAGCCTAAAAAGATGGGGCGTTATACGGTTACTTATACCAGTGATACAACCATAGCACCAAATACTTTTTATAAACTTAATTTTAAAGTGATTGATGAAAAGACCGGAAAAATTAAAGAAGATTTTGAGTTGAACCCACATGTGCAGGTGAACGAAAAAATGGGCTTGATTGCTTCTCCGGATACCAAACATTATCTGACCTTTGATATTTATACACACATTACCAGTGCACCTGATAAAAAAGAGAGCCATGAAGACCATGAGGGACACCGTGAGGAAGAAAATTACAAAGCGCCAAGAATTGTAAATGTAGCTACGGGCGATACCTTGCATACCAGTAGCGGCATAATTACCGTGGGTGCGCTAAACAATCAGCCTAAAGCAAAGAGCCTGGTACTTACACCTGGCGATCTTGCTGTTGGTTTGCCCCTGGAGGTTAATTTGAATGGCAAAATTTATAAAACAGAGCCTATTTTCCTGATTAAAGGAAACAATACTTTTGATTTTGCACGGAATATAGATGACCTGGGTTTAAGGCTGAGATTTACCAAAGTATTGCCCGAACAAAAGAAAGTTGAACTGCAGGTTTACGAAAAACCACAACAGGCTAAAGACTGGGTCGTATTTAAATCTATTGAATTCCCTTATATCAATCTGTATTGGGTGGGTACAATTGTAATGGTTATTGGATTCTTAATTTCTATATTTAGAAGACAAAAAGAAGTTGGAGCAGTATAA
- a CDS encoding Rossmann-like and DUF2520 domain-containing protein, protein MKIVCIGSGNVGTHMANAFKENEADIVQVWSKDPANAAALAFETGAQAIADLEDIDLNADLYLIAVKDDAIAKLVRALKAVNGLVVHTSGATDMNVLSGIKNYGVFYPLQTFSKEEPIDFIHVPLCLEANSAENLSALRLIAVKLSPLIYEVNSEKRKILHLAGVFACNFVNHMYRLSQQIVEKQGLDFEILRPLIMETAVKAQNALPEDVQTGPAARNDKQTILKHEELLQKLPHLLEIYKILSNSIKKTR, encoded by the coding sequence ATGAAGATTGTTTGTATAGGTTCAGGTAATGTTGGCACGCACATGGCCAATGCCTTTAAAGAAAATGAAGCTGATATTGTTCAGGTATGGAGCAAAGATCCCGCGAATGCAGCTGCTTTGGCCTTTGAAACAGGTGCACAGGCCATTGCTGATCTGGAGGATATAGACCTGAATGCCGATCTGTACCTGATTGCAGTAAAAGACGATGCCATTGCAAAGTTAGTTAGGGCTCTTAAAGCCGTAAATGGCCTGGTAGTCCATACTTCGGGTGCTACCGATATGAATGTATTATCGGGTATTAAAAATTATGGCGTTTTTTATCCTTTGCAAACTTTCTCTAAAGAAGAACCGATAGATTTTATTCACGTGCCCTTATGCCTGGAAGCAAATAGTGCCGAAAACCTGAGTGCATTGCGCTTAATTGCGGTTAAGTTAAGTCCGCTAATTTATGAGGTAAACAGTGAAAAACGTAAGATACTGCATTTGGCAGGGGTTTTTGCCTGTAATTTTGTAAACCACATGTACAGGTTGAGCCAGCAGATTGTTGAAAAGCAAGGGCTCGACTTTGAGATATTGCGACCATTGATTATGGAAACTGCTGTGAAGGCGCAAAATGCACTGCCGGAAGATGTGCAGACCGGGCCGGCAGCAAGGAACGACAAACAAACGATACTAAAGCATGAAGAATTACTGCAAAAGTTGCCCCATTTGCTGGAAATCTATAAAATTTTAAGTAATAGCATTAAAAAAACGCGATAA
- a CDS encoding DUF421 domain-containing protein, producing the protein MAEYLDIIVRSLAVYVFMLLAIRLTGKKELSQLNTTDVVLILLISNAVQNAMVGNNTSLAGGLVAAAVLFTLNFILKKVMFKSRWFRNLLTEKPEILIHNGNLDFAMLSKLGITNEELREAIREHGVEKYKDVKLAIMEADGNISIISGDENLKQSQYKRKRKHKSLGDLN; encoded by the coding sequence ATGGCAGAATATTTAGACATTATCGTACGGAGCCTGGCAGTATATGTTTTCATGCTTCTTGCCATCCGCTTAACCGGAAAGAAAGAGCTTTCACAGCTGAACACCACAGATGTAGTATTGATTTTACTCATCAGTAATGCAGTCCAGAATGCTATGGTAGGCAACAATACCAGTCTGGCAGGCGGACTGGTAGCAGCCGCCGTGTTGTTTACACTAAACTTTATCCTAAAAAAGGTAATGTTCAAAAGCAGGTGGTTCAGAAATCTGCTTACAGAAAAACCTGAAATCCTGATCCATAATGGCAACCTGGATTTTGCAATGCTCAGTAAACTGGGAATTACAAATGAAGAATTACGTGAGGCCATCCGCGAGCATGGCGTAGAGAAATACAAAGATGTAAAACTTGCCATTATGGAAGCAGATGGCAACATCAGCATCATCAGTGGCGATGAAAACCTGAAGCAGAGCCAGTATAAACGCAAAAGGAAACACAAATCGCTGGGCGACCTGAACTGA
- a CDS encoding polysaccharide lyase 6 family protein — translation MMKRIFTFILCLFTFGIATAGFAGTITVSSLPELQAAIDKSAAGDVILLKNGVYTSTNDIVVRKKGTAAKPITIAAESIGGAEITGAGGIKIAGPSAYIVIRGFKFTHLSGKAETGEGSSFCRWTRNIFETTGEGNYLTVFGSDQQIDHNTFQNKNALGKFIGVRGTGKQIAERLWIHHNYFHNFSQQRGNGAEAVQFGLSGFSLSSSNSIFEYNLFENCEGENELLSVKSSAITVRYNTIRDCKAQLTLRHGNFNQVYGNYFNNTPGIRIFGDDHIIYSNYFENCNSAINIGNGGAEVADGAPLTSHDRPDRVLIVFNTLINNKSNITLNPRSPIGLGATAVTIANNLIQGGDEAAVIRGPYVNSKWEGNVIFNVKGPGNIPEGAYRTIDPKLQRDATGTYHLSAASQTLKATGNYPAIAFDMDGQPCKMPLQVGADQPSTVPVKAKILTPAMVGHTADLK, via the coding sequence ATGATGAAGCGAATCTTTACTTTTATACTATGTCTGTTTACCTTTGGTATTGCTACTGCTGGCTTTGCAGGTACAATTACTGTTTCTTCTTTGCCGGAATTGCAGGCGGCTATAGATAAATCGGCAGCAGGTGACGTAATCCTGCTTAAAAATGGTGTTTATACCAGTACAAACGATATTGTTGTGAGAAAAAAGGGTACAGCAGCGAAGCCCATTACCATTGCAGCAGAAAGCATTGGCGGAGCAGAAATTACGGGTGCAGGGGGGATAAAAATAGCAGGCCCATCGGCTTATATTGTCATACGTGGTTTTAAATTTACCCATTTGTCCGGCAAGGCCGAAACCGGCGAGGGTTCCAGTTTTTGCCGCTGGACCAGGAATATTTTTGAAACTACCGGAGAGGGAAATTACCTGACCGTTTTTGGCAGCGACCAGCAGATTGATCACAACACCTTTCAAAATAAAAATGCTTTAGGGAAATTTATTGGGGTGAGGGGTACAGGTAAACAGATTGCGGAGCGTTTGTGGATCCACCACAATTACTTTCATAATTTTTCGCAGCAGCGGGGCAATGGTGCCGAGGCTGTACAATTTGGTCTTAGTGGATTTAGTCTTTCTTCCAGCAACAGCATTTTTGAATATAATTTATTTGAAAACTGCGAGGGCGAGAACGAACTTTTATCCGTTAAATCGTCGGCCATAACCGTACGTTACAATACCATTCGCGATTGCAAGGCACAGCTTACCCTGCGCCATGGAAATTTTAACCAGGTATATGGCAATTATTTTAACAATACACCCGGTATCAGGATTTTTGGCGATGACCATATCATTTACAGCAATTATTTCGAAAACTGCAATTCGGCCATTAACATTGGCAACGGTGGGGCAGAGGTAGCTGATGGGGCACCTTTAACTTCCCACGACAGGCCAGACAGGGTTTTAATTGTCTTCAACACACTGATCAATAACAAAAGTAACATCACTTTAAATCCGAGAAGCCCGATAGGCCTGGGGGCAACCGCTGTTACCATTGCCAATAACCTAATACAGGGGGGCGATGAAGCAGCTGTGATCAGGGGGCCATATGTTAATTCTAAATGGGAAGGTAATGTGATTTTTAATGTTAAGGGGCCGGGCAATATCCCGGAAGGTGCTTACAGGACAATTGACCCTAAGCTGCAGCGTGATGCAACAGGTACTTACCACCTTTCTGCCGCAAGTCAGACTTTAAAGGCTACAGGTAATTATCCGGCAATTGCCTTTGATATGGATGGACAGCCTTGTAAAATGCCTTTACAGGTTGGGGCCGATCAGCCATCAACAGTGCCAGTTAAAGCAAAAATTTTAACACCAGCTATGGTTGGGCATACTGCAGACCTGAAATAG
- a CDS encoding Glu/Leu/Phe/Val family dehydrogenase: MANTANEKNFFADVCKNFDSAAQFTAHPEGLLTQIKACNSVYRFQFPIRRGNGFEVIDAWRVEHSQHMNPTKGGIRYSDMVNEDEVMALAALMTYKCAIVNVPFGGAKGGICINPKNYTIGELENITRRYTTELIKKNFIGPGIDVPAPDYGTGEREMSWIADTYMTMNPGQLDALGCVTGKPIALHGIRGRKEATGRGVAYAIRECVSVAEDMAKIGLKAGLGDKRVIVQGLGNVGYHSAKFLAEFGATIVGLCEFEGAIYNENGFNIDEVFAHRKLTGSILGFPGAVEFKNSMEGLEQPCDILVPAALENQLTVENIRNIKAKIIAEGANGPTTPEAEEIFTEMRGIIIPDMYCNAGGVTVSYFEWLKNLSHVAFGRMENRYAENSNRNLINTLESLTGKSIPAEHRLMIVKGASELELVNSGLEDTMIHSYHEIRETLLSKAGVKTLRTAAFVGSIDKIAVSYMNLGVWP; encoded by the coding sequence ATGGCTAATACAGCAAATGAGAAAAATTTCTTTGCAGATGTCTGCAAGAATTTCGACAGTGCCGCGCAGTTTACCGCCCATCCGGAAGGTTTATTAACTCAAATTAAAGCTTGTAACAGTGTATACCGTTTCCAGTTCCCGATTCGCAGGGGAAATGGATTCGAGGTAATTGATGCCTGGAGGGTAGAACACTCACAGCACATGAACCCTACAAAAGGGGGTATCCGTTACAGTGATATGGTAAATGAGGATGAGGTGATGGCACTTGCAGCTTTGATGACGTACAAATGTGCGATTGTAAATGTACCATTTGGCGGTGCAAAGGGGGGGATCTGTATCAATCCTAAAAACTACACCATTGGTGAACTGGAAAACATTACCCGCCGTTATACGACCGAATTAATTAAAAAGAACTTTATAGGCCCTGGGATTGATGTTCCTGCACCAGATTATGGAACAGGAGAACGTGAAATGAGCTGGATTGCCGATACTTATATGACCATGAACCCTGGTCAGCTTGATGCTTTGGGTTGTGTTACCGGTAAGCCGATTGCTTTACATGGTATCCGTGGCCGTAAAGAGGCTACCGGCCGTGGTGTGGCTTATGCCATACGTGAATGTGTAAGTGTAGCCGAAGATATGGCTAAAATTGGCTTGAAAGCCGGTTTGGGCGACAAAAGAGTTATCGTACAAGGTTTGGGTAATGTAGGATACCACTCGGCCAAGTTCCTTGCCGAGTTTGGGGCTACTATAGTTGGCCTTTGTGAGTTTGAAGGGGCTATTTACAATGAAAATGGGTTTAATATTGACGAGGTATTTGCACACCGTAAATTAACCGGTTCAATTTTGGGTTTCCCTGGCGCAGTGGAATTTAAAAATTCTATGGAGGGCCTGGAGCAACCATGTGATATTTTGGTGCCTGCAGCACTGGAAAACCAGCTGACCGTAGAGAATATCAGAAACATTAAAGCAAAAATTATTGCTGAAGGGGCCAACGGGCCAACCACACCGGAGGCCGAGGAAATCTTTACAGAAATGAGAGGTATCATTATCCCTGATATGTATTGCAATGCCGGTGGTGTTACCGTTTCTTATTTTGAATGGTTGAAAAACCTTTCGCATGTAGCTTTTGGACGGATGGAAAACCGCTATGCCGAGAATTCCAACAGGAACCTGATCAACACACTGGAAAGCCTGACTGGTAAAAGTATCCCTGCCGAACACCGTTTAATGATTGTGAAAGGCGCTTCGGAACTGGAACTGGTGAATTCCGGTTTGGAAGATACCATGATCCATTCCTACCATGAGATCAGGGAAACCTTATTGAGCAAGGCTGGTGTTAAAACTTTAAGAACAGCCGCTTTTGTTGGTTCAATTGATAAGATCGCTGTATCCTATATGAACCTGGGTGTTTGGCCATAA
- a CDS encoding KdsC family phosphatase — translation MERQPEVAPMFLEQLKQITTFIFDVDGVLTNGDIIASDSGEFLRTFNIKDGYALQLAVKRGYRVCIISGGKGITMQKRFEGLGITDIFLGVSDKVAAYKKLLAKYNLTAPEILYMGDDIPDLKIMQLVGLPTCPSDAVPEIKAISQYISPYTGGKTAVRDIVEKVLRVQYKWFDENPSAADSGK, via the coding sequence ATGGAGAGACAACCAGAAGTAGCACCCATGTTTCTGGAACAGCTAAAGCAGATCACAACCTTCATCTTTGATGTTGATGGCGTATTGACTAACGGTGATATCATCGCGTCTGATTCGGGCGAGTTTTTACGGACCTTTAACATCAAGGATGGTTATGCGCTTCAGCTGGCCGTTAAACGGGGGTACCGGGTTTGTATTATATCAGGTGGCAAAGGCATAACCATGCAAAAGCGCTTTGAAGGGCTTGGCATAACTGACATTTTTTTAGGTGTTTCCGATAAAGTGGCTGCGTACAAAAAATTGCTGGCCAAATACAATCTAACGGCTCCCGAAATTCTATATATGGGGGATGATATCCCTGATCTTAAAATTATGCAGCTTGTAGGTTTGCCCACCTGCCCCTCAGATGCTGTTCCGGAAATCAAGGCCATCTCCCAATACATTTCTCCTTATACCGGTGGTAAAACTGCTGTAAGGGATATTGTAGAAAAAGTACTCAGGGTACAATACAAGTGGTTTGATGAAAATCCTTCTGCCGCTGATTCCGGTAAATAA
- the ccsA gene encoding cytochrome c biogenesis protein CcsA yields the protein MNKLWWKILGSVLVLYTTIAGLLLGVPRLAILNETIRNLYFHVPMWFAMLTLFSISVYYSIKYLLSENESDDLRAVESVNVGIVFSILGLVTGAFWARFTWGQFWSFDVKQNFTAIAILLYFAYLVLRNSIDEQQKRAKISAIYNIFAFPMMVVLIMVLPRLSDSLHPGNGGNPGFNSYDLDSRMRVVLYPAFIGWSIIGYWIYTIRFRIRTIENKQNS from the coding sequence ATGAACAAACTTTGGTGGAAGATATTAGGGTCAGTATTAGTTTTATATACTACCATTGCCGGACTACTTTTGGGTGTACCCCGTTTAGCCATATTAAATGAGACCATACGTAACCTGTATTTTCATGTACCTATGTGGTTTGCCATGCTTACCTTGTTTTCTATTTCTGTTTATTACAGTATAAAGTATTTATTGAGTGAAAATGAATCTGATGATCTGCGTGCTGTAGAAAGTGTAAATGTAGGCATCGTTTTTAGTATACTTGGCCTGGTTACCGGTGCTTTCTGGGCCAGATTTACCTGGGGACAGTTCTGGAGCTTTGATGTAAAGCAAAATTTTACAGCTATAGCGATACTTTTGTACTTTGCTTACCTGGTATTGAGAAATTCCATTGATGAACAGCAGAAACGCGCAAAAATTTCAGCCATATACAATATTTTTGCTTTTCCAATGATGGTAGTTCTGATTATGGTATTGCCGCGTTTGTCTGATTCATTGCATCCGGGAAACGGAGGGAACCCCGGGTTTAACAGTTACGATCTGGACAGTCGCATGCGGGTTGTTTTGTATCCTGCATTTATTGGCTGGTCAATAATCGGTTACTGGATCTATACCATCAGATTTAGGATCAGAACAATAGAAAATAAACAAAACTCATAA
- a CDS encoding CcmD family protein: MKKLIFALTLLLTSVELFAQSNEVEMADTLRSNGKIYVVVFCILIILIGLLIYLFSLDKRLKKIEEKSSAKN; encoded by the coding sequence ATGAAGAAGCTCATATTTGCCTTAACACTATTGTTAACTTCAGTGGAATTATTTGCCCAATCCAATGAAGTGGAGATGGCTGATACTTTACGCAGCAATGGAAAGATATATGTTGTTGTTTTTTGTATCCTCATCATTCTTATTGGCTTGCTGATCTATCTGTTCTCCCTGGATAAAAGATTAAAAAAAATAGAGGAGAAATCTTCTGCTAAAAACTAA